The following proteins are co-located in the Microbulbifer sp. VAAF005 genome:
- a CDS encoding DUF4426 domain-containing protein, translating into MKRILTLAAFVALLFLSVGAAAQEARTIKNYADFGDYRVVYSVFNSDFIQPDIARQYQLARAKDRAYVNVSVVKKEGGTHGLSAEMSGTATNLIQQSRPLKFKEIREGDAVYYLAPLRFEDEETLTFNVDIKLPNGKSETITFRRRLNR; encoded by the coding sequence GTGAAACGCATCCTTACCCTGGCTGCTTTTGTGGCCTTGCTATTTTTATCTGTCGGCGCTGCCGCGCAAGAAGCGCGTACGATTAAGAACTACGCTGATTTTGGCGACTATCGAGTAGTCTATTCAGTGTTCAATAGCGATTTTATCCAGCCGGATATCGCCCGTCAGTACCAGTTGGCTCGAGCAAAAGATCGGGCCTATGTAAATGTCTCTGTCGTCAAGAAAGAGGGCGGAACCCATGGCCTCAGCGCTGAGATGTCTGGCACAGCTACCAACCTGATCCAGCAGTCAAGACCACTTAAGTTCAAAGAAATTCGGGAAGGGGATGCTGTTTACTATCTCGCACCCCTGCGCTTTGAGGATGAGGAGACCCTTACCTTTAACGTAGATATCAAGCTGCCCAATGGTAAAAGTGAGACGATTACTTTCCGTCGCAGATTGAACCGATAG
- the rdgB gene encoding RdgB/HAM1 family non-canonical purine NTP pyrophosphatase, producing the protein MVNKIVLASGNAGKLREFSQLFASWDIQVLPQSDFGVSDADETGLSFIENALIKARHASRISGLPALADDSGLSVDALSGAPGIYSARYSGTGATDEKNNAKLLEAMVDVESKHRTASFHCALAFVRQWDDPVPLVSSAKWSGTILREPAGEQGFGYDPLFFVESEGMTSAELPRDLKNRLSHRAQAMSQFELLWQQNMQGADLA; encoded by the coding sequence ATGGTAAATAAAATTGTTCTTGCCAGCGGTAATGCCGGCAAACTTCGCGAATTTTCACAGCTGTTCGCCTCATGGGATATACAGGTTCTTCCTCAGTCTGACTTTGGGGTAAGTGACGCTGATGAGACCGGATTGAGCTTTATTGAGAATGCTTTGATTAAGGCCCGCCACGCCAGCCGTATCAGTGGCCTGCCGGCATTAGCCGATGACTCCGGGCTGTCGGTAGATGCATTGAGTGGTGCGCCGGGAATTTACTCTGCACGCTACTCAGGTACCGGGGCGACTGATGAAAAAAACAATGCGAAGTTATTGGAGGCCATGGTGGATGTTGAATCTAAGCATCGCACTGCCAGTTTCCATTGCGCGCTGGCTTTTGTGCGGCAATGGGATGACCCGGTGCCTTTGGTATCTAGTGCAAAATGGAGCGGGACAATTTTGCGGGAGCCGGCGGGAGAGCAGGGTTTTGGTTATGACCCGCTGTTCTTTGTTGAATCTGAGGGAATGACTTCCGCTGAACTGCCGAGAGATTTGAAGAATCGACTGAGCCACAGAGCCCAGGCTATGTCTCAATTTGAGCTTTTATGGCAGCAAAATATGCAGGGTGCCGACCTTGCCTGA
- the metW gene encoding methionine biosynthesis protein MetW, whose translation MRIDLDVIQEWIAPNSRVLDLGCGDGALLDQLGRNKNVKGYGLEIDPEQIERCVARGVNVVEQNLNTGLGNFADGSFDAVVMTQALQTLSQPHLVVEEMLRVGRDCIITFPNFGQWKARWHLAFSGRMPVSDLLPYEWYDTPNIHFCTFTDFEVLCRENGWAILHRQVVSESMVGRAFKDFLPNLFGETAIYHLTR comes from the coding sequence ATGCGGATAGATTTGGATGTGATCCAGGAATGGATCGCTCCCAACAGCCGGGTTCTCGATCTCGGCTGTGGCGATGGTGCGCTGCTCGATCAGCTGGGGAGAAATAAAAATGTGAAAGGCTATGGCCTGGAGATTGATCCCGAGCAAATAGAGCGATGTGTGGCCCGTGGGGTCAATGTTGTCGAGCAAAATCTGAATACAGGGCTGGGAAATTTTGCTGATGGCAGCTTTGATGCTGTGGTGATGACCCAGGCACTGCAAACCTTGAGTCAGCCTCATTTAGTGGTAGAGGAAATGCTCCGGGTTGGGCGGGATTGCATTATTACGTTTCCCAATTTTGGGCAGTGGAAGGCCCGCTGGCACCTCGCATTCTCCGGGCGCATGCCAGTATCCGACTTATTGCCATACGAATGGTATGACACTCCCAATATTCACTTTTGTACTTTTACAGACTTTGAGGTGTTATGCCGGGAAAACGGCTGGGCGATTCTGCATCGGCAAGTGGTTTCTGAGTCCATGGTTGGGCGGGCATTCAAAGACTTTTTACCAAATTTGTTTGGTGAGACAGCCATCTATCATCTAACTCGCTAA